The following DNA comes from Papaver somniferum cultivar HN1 chromosome 4, ASM357369v1, whole genome shotgun sequence.
acttttgaaaaggcagatccgtagcgAAAACTCATGAATCTGATTATCAAGTCTTACTTAGTTTAAAAAACACCctacgtgcaaatctgtgatagatagccgtggatttgtctgctttgaaatggttttGAAAATAAAGACCATGAACCTAGAATAAAAGAGGTTTTGAAAACCCACTGAGCCCAGAATAGAGCACATCCATAATGtgtgtttaaggtgaaatcacaggataagataaatcttttaccgggacaaagtccctgtttctagcgccagattgtgagcacataaatcacgaagccatccacgtgttcacaaacaatattcgcatacattctaattctaaaattgtacgtTGTATGTGTAAAGGgtatgattatatcgattcatcgactcaaagccttcgagcttgtcattgtctagtcgaatattatcatacataatgttcgtataaagggatAAACTGAGaaacaagtataaatgtaaagcacatgaagttcaatgCTGAAtgcaaagtgctgaaatgtaaataagacagatttacgtggttcggcactaaggcctacatccacggggctggtgtttcactatgtattgaatgattacaaagatagtcgaatgactttagagtacacataggtctgcggaagtagggggattacttactcttccaatttctctctcctatattctcctataattgctctggattggtcgcccctttctctcttagtggagagggatatttatagggttggaacgtgggtcctacttctgaggtgtcgttggagccttatcttcttgtgctttgtgcccattacgcagaggtctacggcatatgctgcggtctaagcttgaatacgaagagctatcctcgcttattccacgagctgattgacacgtgtatatctcttggtatttaatgcgggcagttggacgtctgctcgtgtcagacaagtgtctcttagtctggtcacatctgcGTCAGTCAAACTCTCTCTCACATGTttatctgggatcttcctcgggataggatgtactatcacccaaggggtattatctggtgctcctctttgCCATCATACCCCTGTGATACTcggtccctgaccgtcagatctgctgaccggtgacattttctgatgagatgctcctCTAGGTTATGACTGCTTGATATCATGTTTTGAAGCCAtctacgtgttcacaaacaatattcacatacattctaattctaaaattgtacgtcgtatgtgtaaaggggatgattatatcgattcatcgactcaaagccttcgaccttgtcattgtctagtcgaatattatcatacataatgttcgtataaagggatAAACTGAGaaacaagtataaatgtaaatcacatgaagttcAATGTTGAATGcaaagtgttgaaatgtaaataagacagatttacgtggttcggcactaaggcctacatccacggggctggtgtttcactatgtattgaatgattacaaagatagtggAATGAATTTAGAGtacacataggtctgcggaagtagggggattacttactcttccaatttctctctcttatattcTCCTATAAGTGCTCTGGCCCCTTTCTCTCTTtgtagagaggggtatttataggtttggaacgtgggtcctattTCTGAGGTgtcgttgcaaccttatcttcttgtgcttttttcccattacgcagaggtcttcggcatatgctgcggtctaagcttgaatacgaagagctatcctcgcttattccacgagctgattgacacgtgtatatctcttggtatttaatgcgggcagttggacgtctgctcgtgtcagacaagtgtctcttagtctggtcctcgggataggatgtactatcacccaaggggtattatctggtgctcctctttaCCATCATACCCTTGTGATCCTcggtccctgaccgtcagatctgctgaccggtgacattttctgatgagatgctcctctaggttatgactgcttgttatcatgttttgatatctcgctttgcatgccttccacgtgtctcttcatgtacacgtggtggatgatgaaatgtgtacatACAATTACTTATAAGTCCCATAAAAACTTGAGGCGAGCTTGTGCTTGTCCTCTGTCAGTTGTtctgctttgtcttttttttgttgctcttcttttcttttctttttttgggtgGAGTCACTGACCTTCGTTTGGTCGGAGGTAAATTGCATCTTTTGGTGATGGTTTTATGTAcctttttaataaacttatttatttatttaccgACCAAAAATATGGTTCTACGAAAAGTACATTCTAAGAACCAACTGATTTCTAAACTCCCAGGGAATATTAGTCAGCCAAGATAGATTCATACTATCTATACTCATTGGTGACGTGACACTATTTCTATTTCTGAAATCATGATATTCGCCCCATCATTTTGAAAGATCTAAATTATGTGAGTTCACACACGACGTAATAGATGCAAGCATGCACCCTAGCTAGCACGGCTCGGTGGTAGACTTTTGGCAAAGATTTGGGCTCTCACTAACTCAAAAATCCTCATTTTGACCTCGCCAAGTGTGGAAGAAGAACAACTACTATGATTCTTGATTATATGAGATCGGAAGGCCGAAGCTGAGTACCCATCAAATGTAATTTATATATTTCAATGaattcatttattgaaataaaccATCAGATATCATTAGATATGTTGATTTATGTGTAAAAGTAGATCCAAAAGGTTATTTGGCGGAAACTAAGATTCCGGCTTAGCGGAAACATACATAGCAAGGACGGAGCCAGTTCATAACAAGGGTGTGCAAATGCCCATCAAGACCAGCTCTCTTAAGCTTTAAACCCTTATAAGCGTATATTGCACCTTCTACCCAGGTGTGGCATGGTTTGGCAAGATATTGGCGATCCATTCCTAGAAACCTGGCTCCGCAGTCGCTAACACATATATCCCACTAAACCGACCCATAATGGGCACGCCTGTTGACAATGTTAACTTTGCTTTCTGTTTTTTCCCAAGTTTTTCTTGCACTTCACCCTCTCATTATTCATGCCTGAACTTTTCTTACCAATTGCCATCCCAAAATAAAAAAAGTTGGATAGCTATATTCTATGGGGTCTGTTTCTTTAAACTATAACTCACCACCCCACCCAATCCAATACAACAACTTATTCTTGTTGCCCACTATCCATAAACTTTTAGCAGTATATATATTCACGGCACTCCTCCTCTTCAAATCAATACAAAAAACCGCACAAACTTTACTTACACAAATTCATTCTTTCTGTCTGTCTCCTGCTGCTTCTCTTTTTTTTGTTGAAGGCTTGAAATGATCATGAAGCACATACTAAGAAACATGGGTAGTTGTTTTCTAATTCAATTAAGACAACCCAAAAGAATTAGTTCAATCGATACTCTGGTTGAGTCGACGACGACATACCAAGAAAAGGTTGTACGGGTGTTGAAGATGAACGGAAAGGTTGCTGTCGAGTACCTATCATCAGTTTTAGTTAAGGATGTCTTGGTGAATTTCGATGGTTTTGGAGTCGGGATCTGGGAAGGGTCGTCCCAGATTCTCCCTCCTAATTATGAACTGAGAACTGGAAATGTTTATTATCTTCATCCTACTAATTCTCAATCGTCAGATAATAAT
Coding sequences within:
- the LOC113271903 gene encoding uncharacterized protein LOC113271903, with translation MGSCFLIQLRQPKRISSIDTLVESTTTYQEKVVRVLKMNGKVAVEYLSSVLVKDVLVNFDGFGVGIWEGSSQILPPNYELRTGNVYYLHPTNSQSSDNNQNLSGEVKQIKVIITKQQLQELLTKKGSIEDLIAKVSKGLFDHEHNNVDDDDTPRSWRPELETIPEGRE